Proteins co-encoded in one Rhodospirillales bacterium genomic window:
- a CDS encoding quinone oxidoreductase: MTNMAVCIHEQGGPEVLQWEEYPVGDLQEGEVRVRHTAVGLNFIDTYMRSGIYPLPDLPRPIGLEAAGVVEELGPGVTGLHAGDRVAYASPPPGAYSQTRRMPGDRVVKVPDSVTDEQAAAMMLKGMTAEYLLRRTFRVEPGMTVLFHSAAGGVGLIACQWLKALGATVIGTVGTEEKAELARAHGCDYPILFDQVDWVEEVKNITDGEGVPVVYDSIGKTTLSKSIQCLAMHGMAVLFGQSSGPTDPINLAVLAAGSNFITRPTLMTYTKKREDLEASAASLFDVVGSGQVRIEINQRYALAEAQQAHRDLEGRKTTGSTLLIP; this comes from the coding sequence ATGACCAATATGGCCGTCTGCATTCACGAACAGGGAGGACCCGAAGTTCTTCAGTGGGAGGAATATCCCGTGGGGGACCTGCAGGAAGGTGAGGTCCGCGTTCGTCACACCGCTGTTGGCCTCAATTTCATCGACACCTACATGCGCTCGGGCATCTATCCGTTACCGGACTTGCCGCGGCCCATCGGTCTCGAGGCTGCCGGCGTGGTCGAGGAGCTCGGTCCCGGCGTCACGGGACTTCACGCCGGTGATCGGGTCGCCTACGCCTCTCCTCCCCCTGGTGCCTACAGCCAAACCCGCCGGATGCCCGGCGACCGGGTCGTCAAGGTCCCGGATTCCGTGACCGACGAGCAAGCCGCCGCCATGATGCTGAAGGGGATGACCGCCGAGTACCTGTTGCGGCGGACATTTCGTGTCGAGCCGGGAATGACGGTACTCTTCCACTCTGCAGCCGGAGGCGTAGGCCTGATTGCCTGCCAGTGGCTGAAGGCGCTCGGCGCGACCGTGATTGGCACTGTCGGTACCGAGGAAAAAGCGGAGCTCGCGCGCGCCCACGGGTGTGACTACCCGATCCTTTTCGATCAGGTGGACTGGGTCGAGGAAGTCAAGAACATCACCGACGGCGAGGGTGTTCCAGTCGTCTACGACAGCATCGGAAAGACAACCCTGTCCAAATCCATTCAGTGCCTTGCGATGCATGGCATGGCGGTGCTCTTCGGTCAGTCGTCCGGCCCCACGGATCCGATCAATCTTGCGGTCCTGGCTGCCGGTTCCAACTTCATCACGCGCCCGACGCTGATGACCTACACGAAGAAGCGCGAAGACCTGGAAGCCAGCGCCGCTTCCCTGTTCGATGTCGTGGGTAGCGGCCAGGTCCGGATTGAGATCAACCAGCGCTATGCATTGGCCGAAGCGCAGCAGGCCCACCGGGATCTCGAGGGAAGGAAGACGACGGGATCAACGCTCCTGATCCCGTAG
- a CDS encoding dienelactone hydrolase family protein produces MPSRYVRIPSREGEEFTAYFTAPPGKVSPGIVVIQEIFGINPVMRAVAEQYAALGFAVAVPDLFWRQEPEVEITDQSEEEWSRAFELYKGFDETKGFEDVAMTLRWLRHQDECTGASATLGFCLGGKLSYLAACGLDIEAAVGYYGVGIETALNQARMIRGPLLLHVATEDEYCPPEAQKQIHEALDEHPKVTVETYPGCNHAFARPGGEHYDREAAALADERTLAHLNTYLRPKPRIFSAPENSA; encoded by the coding sequence ATGCCTTCCCGCTACGTGCGCATTCCCTCCCGCGAGGGTGAGGAATTCACCGCCTATTTCACCGCGCCGCCCGGCAAAGTCTCGCCCGGCATTGTCGTCATCCAGGAAATCTTCGGAATCAATCCGGTCATGCGAGCGGTTGCCGAGCAGTATGCCGCGCTCGGGTTCGCAGTAGCAGTGCCCGACCTGTTCTGGCGGCAGGAGCCGGAGGTTGAGATCACGGACCAATCCGAGGAGGAATGGTCCCGTGCGTTCGAACTCTACAAGGGGTTCGACGAGACCAAGGGATTTGAAGACGTCGCCATGACCCTGCGGTGGCTTCGACATCAAGACGAGTGCACTGGCGCGTCGGCGACTCTGGGTTTCTGTCTCGGCGGGAAACTCTCTTATCTCGCCGCTTGCGGGCTGGATATCGAGGCTGCCGTCGGTTACTACGGGGTCGGAATTGAAACTGCCCTGAACCAGGCACGCATGATTCGTGGTCCACTGCTGCTCCACGTCGCTACCGAGGACGAGTACTGCCCCCCGGAGGCGCAAAAGCAGATTCACGAGGCACTCGATGAACATCCGAAGGTCACCGTCGAGACCTACCCCGGCTGCAACCACGCGTTCGCACGCCCAGGGGGCGAGCACTACGACCGGGAGGCAGCCGCGCTCGCCGATGAGCGAACCCTCGCGCATCTGAACACTTACCTTCGTCCCAAGCCAAGAATTTTTTCTGCGCCGGAGAACTCCGCATGA